GGCGAGTTGGCGCGCTAAGTCCTGTTCGGGATAAACGAGTTCGTCGGCGCCGATTTCTAAAAGAATCTGCCGTTCGATGGGCCGGGCGGCGCGAGTAATGACGTGTTTGACGCCCATTTTCTTCAACAGCACCGTCGCCAACAGGTTCGATTCGAAATCCTCGCCGATGCAAACGATGGCGGCGTCCATGTCTTCCAATCCCTGAGCGGCTAACGCCTTCTCGTTAGTGGCGTTGAGACATACGGCGACGGCGACGTGATTTTTAATCTCTTCCACCCGATCGATATCGGAATCGATGGAAAGCACTTCCGCGCCGCGCTCGGCGAGAAACATGGATAGATTCCGCCCCAGAGTGCCCAAACCGATCACTGCTATTTTTTTCTTCATGATCTCCAATACAATCGATAGATTGGCGTTTGATGGCAGGAACGATTATCCCACGACGATGGATTCCATCGGATACTCATATTGCGCGTCATCCTGCTTGAACGATACCGCCAAAAAGACGGTCAACGGTCCGACGCGCCCCAAATACATTGTAATAATTATAACGATTTTACCCAAAGTGGAAAGTTTCGCCGTAATCCCCAGCGAGAGGCCTACGGTTCCGAAAGCGGAAAAAACCTCAAAAACGATATCGAAAAAAGGTAAATCCGGATCGGTCCAAGTCAATGCCATGACGGCGAAGGAAACGTACGCCGCGGCCATTCCGCTAATGACGAAAGCGGAGCGCACCGTTTGTAACGATATGGTGCGGCGCATGATCTCTACGCGCTGGCGTCCCTTCATCAAGGCGCGAGTAGTATGGAATAGCAGTCCAAGCGTCGTAACTTTAATTCCCCCCGCCGTTCCTCCCGGCGCGCCGCCCACGAACATCAGCATCATAAAGAATACCAGACACCAATGCGCGAGTTGGTTCATGGGAATAGTATTGAATCCGGCGGTTCGCGTGGTAACGGATTGAAATAGACTCGCCAGAATCGTCTTCGTCCACCCCGCTTCGCGCCAATCGCCGCCCAACAACACGGCGATGAATCCCGCCGTCAAAAGAATCCCTGTCACTATCAACGTCAGCCGGGAGTGTAAACTCAGCCGAGAAAACGAACGCCGGACGAAAAACTTCTTCCCCCATACAACCATCTCCTGAATGACGCTAAATCCGATTCCGCCGGCGACGATCAAAAAGATAATTGTTAGATTAATGACAGGCGAAGCGGCGTAGGTCTCCAAGTTATTGGAAAAGGTAGAAAAACCCGCATTGCAGAAAGCGGAAATGGAATGAAAAACGGCGGAAAAAAGCGCCTCAGGCGCTGAAATAGAATGGCTGAGAAA
The Candidatus Omnitrophota bacterium genome window above contains:
- a CDS encoding TrkA family potassium uptake protein; the protein is MKKKIAVIGLGTLGRNLSMFLAERGAEVLSIDSDIDRVEEIKNHVAVAVCLNATNEKALAAQGLEDMDAAIVCIGEDFESNLLATVLLKKMGVKHVITRAARPIERQILLEIGADELVYPEQDLARQLAVRLTAKSLIDLIPLSATLEAARIKAPQSICSKKLADLNLRSKYGINVIAIYDSGEGGKTDNPFPTPETIIQEGQTLLVIGHKDSIDRLADLD
- a CDS encoding potassium transporter TrkG, whose product is MQPFHPSLKYSEISSHWLYRLSTALGCVLAAAALILNYGFVIPENAEYALGWIELGLAILFAALSAIDLLHLGSWRKWNGSAIIELVLLSALALELLFSWAVLFEWSWRNMPSIPTINQRIFSLEIYLAFFAARRAARSVRRLHIFFFSPAVTMALSFMLLIFTGACVLLLPRASHGTLTPNVSPIDALFTSTSAVCVTGLIVKDTPVDYSRFGQIVIAALIQLGGLGIMTFAAIFAFAFGQGGIRHRAVMQDILSTDGLFRVKSLLWTILFATLTCEGIGAFFLFLAFLSHSISAPEALFSAVFHSISAFCNAGFSTFSNNLETYAASPVINLTIIFLIVAGGIGFSVIQEMVVWGKKFFVRRSFSRLSLHSRLTLIVTGILLTAGFIAVLLGGDWREAGWTKTILASLFQSVTTRTAGFNTIPMNQLAHWCLVFFMMLMFVGGAPGGTAGGIKVTTLGLLFHTTRALMKGRQRVEIMRRTISLQTVRSAFVISGMAAAYVSFAVMALTWTDPDLPFFDIVFEVFSAFGTVGLSLGITAKLSTLGKIVIIITMYLGRVGPLTVFLAVSFKQDDAQYEYPMESIVVG